From one Candidatus Limnocylindrales bacterium genomic stretch:
- a CDS encoding SOS response-associated peptidase has translation MCGRFVLTTPADALAREFGVSPGTGGLLLAPRYNIAPMQDVVVVRNDGGRRTLAVVRWGLIPMWAKDPAIASKMINARAETAASKPSFRDAMQRRRCIVPASGFYEWKKEGGRRQPWYFRSRDPRKSLAIAAIWERWRDPDHPEAGIVETCCLLTTGANQLCAPVHDRMPLILDADGAARWLDPELTDSAALTDLLVPAPDDTLRSHPVSTAVNAVRNDDARNIEEELPEQTSMFS, from the coding sequence ATGTGCGGGCGCTTCGTCCTGACGACTCCTGCCGATGCGCTCGCGCGCGAATTCGGCGTTTCCCCCGGAACCGGCGGGCTTTTGCTCGCACCGCGCTACAACATCGCCCCGATGCAGGACGTCGTCGTCGTTCGCAACGACGGCGGCCGGCGCACGCTCGCGGTGGTGCGCTGGGGACTCATCCCGATGTGGGCCAAGGACCCGGCGATCGCATCGAAGATGATCAATGCCCGCGCGGAGACGGCGGCGAGCAAACCGTCTTTCCGTGATGCGATGCAGAGGCGGCGCTGCATCGTTCCCGCGTCCGGTTTCTACGAATGGAAAAAGGAAGGCGGCCGCAGGCAGCCGTGGTACTTCCGGTCTCGCGATCCGAGAAAGTCTCTCGCGATCGCCGCGATCTGGGAGCGCTGGCGCGATCCGGACCATCCCGAAGCCGGCATCGTGGAGACGTGCTGCCTGCTGACGACCGGCGCAAACCAGCTGTGCGCGCCGGTGCACGACCGGATGCCGCTGATCCTCGACGCGGACGGTGCGGCGCGTTGGCTCGATCCCGAGCTCACCGATTCCGCCGCGCTCACGGATCTGCTGGTTCCGGCACCCGACGATACCCTTCGAAGCCATCCGGTCTCGACAGCCGTCAACGCCGTGCGCAACGACGACGCGCGCAACATCGAGGAAGAGCTTCCCGAGCAGACCAGCATGTTTTCCTGA
- a CDS encoding dockerin type I repeat-containing protein — protein sequence MNCRTQHDRRSRRELCIRTAVLAVVVTVGLLPASLRAGSPVVIVCGDATGDGVIASSDALVALRTAVGTSTCEPSRCDANASGAITATDASTILKCAVGQDIALHCPAPDPDITTTTSTTVTTTTSVAAVCGNGELEAGEDCEPSESFCRGGCNLDTGVCVDFMCSDSCRCPPPLCGDWLVDPGEDCDPPGSQCGDGTCTDGCRCEP from the coding sequence ATGAACTGCCGCACACAGCACGACCGGCGGAGTCGCCGTGAGCTCTGCATCCGCACCGCTGTGCTGGCGGTGGTGGTCACCGTCGGCCTGCTGCCGGCGAGCCTGAGAGCAGGCAGCCCGGTCGTGATCGTCTGCGGCGATGCAACGGGCGACGGAGTCATCGCATCCTCGGACGCGCTCGTTGCGCTGCGCACCGCCGTCGGCACGAGTACCTGCGAGCCGTCCCGTTGCGACGCGAACGCGAGCGGTGCGATCACGGCAACCGACGCGAGTACGATCCTGAAATGCGCGGTCGGCCAGGACATCGCCCTCCACTGCCCGGCGCCGGACCCGGACATCACAACGACGACATCGACGACGGTGACTACGACGACGTCGGTCGCCGCGGTCTGCGGAAACGGAGAGCTCGAAGCCGGCGAAGACTGTGAGCCTTCCGAAAGCTTCTGCCGCGGCGGCTGCAATCTCGACACCGGTGTCTGCGTCGATTTCATGTGCAGCGACAGTTGCCGGTGCCCGCCGCCGCTGTGCGGCGACTGGCTCGTGGACCCGGGAGAGGATTGCGACCCGCCCGGTTCACAGTGCGGCGACGGCACCTGCACGGACGGCTGCCGCTGCGAGCCGTAG